The Dreissena polymorpha isolate Duluth1 chromosome 4, UMN_Dpol_1.0, whole genome shotgun sequence region TACGAACCCGTACCCGACGTCGAACGTAAAAGCTCAGACGCCGGATTGCGCTTCACAGAATATGGTAGCAGCACTGGAAACATCAACTATGAATTATGGGTTCAATGCATGATGATCCTTGAGCCGGTTCCCTGGGCGATTATTTTAACGCTGAACCTGCTTATTATAAAGCGGGTCACCACTACGAACCAACAAATGGACATTAAGCGGGGGTCGTCTGGCAAAAAAATGGCCAGGAAGTCCGAGGCGCAGTTAACCCGTCTTCTTCTTACTGTTACATTTACATTTCTTGTCCTAACCGCCCCTAGATGTATCATGCAGTGCTTCATTCTGTTTAAGTCGGTATGTAGAGATATCTTCTGATTCACATTTAAACGCATTACGTTCGCAATCAATCACTGTTAATacgaaatatatgtatatcccaaaatttaaatgtaattttagttGGTATTTTTATGGTGCATGCTTCAAATATGTGTATCGTTTGCTATCTCTAATTATTTTATACTGCTGATTGCAGGGTGACCACGTGGTCTTTTCAAAAGCGTTTGCGATCGCAAAATTAGGCCTCGTCATCAACTCTTCGATCAACTTTTTCCTGTATTGTTTAAGCGGCAAACGTTTTCGAAAGGAGCTCCGATCTGTCGTCTGTTCCCTTTACCGTGGTGATTCAAGAGTTTCCACGACCATCTCAATGTGTGAGCGCACATCGTCGTCTGCTATTTCAAGAACAAAGTCGACATTGTCCGAAAAGTCAGGATACTCAATTGATTTGTTAGttaaataataacacatataGTTTATGTTTCGATACAGTAAAGACACTTATAAAACAATCGCTAAAACATGTTCATTGTTCGATGTGTTTCCTAAAATAACTTTGCCTATGGAGTGGGTTATTTTATTAATGGAATCTTATTGTAAGCGTTATGTCAACTTAGAGCTATCGAGAAATACTTAACACACATATGTTCTGGATGATAACTGTACTTACGAACTCCGGACCTTGTCACTTAAAGCCACActtcttgaaatgaaatacatgttaattaatacatatagTTGCAATCTGAAAGAATGCAAAagtgtcattaaatctatagccgagttagcaagtaatttattattttgttaaatttaaaaaccGAATGTAGGATTTCTATATGAATACGTtcttttcgacaaacgcgattatttttcagttttaaagcgcacaaaagacggatttctatcttgtatcaaccagatatattctaattggcgtagattaaattaaatctatagcctagttagcaagtaattaatttttttgtaaattttaaaaccgaaagtaggatttctatacctATAAACGTTCATtccgacaaacgcgattatt contains the following coding sequences:
- the LOC127878057 gene encoding probable G-protein coupled receptor 139 — its product is MNTTVLSPVSVTNTTIVNNVSVTDGSVEQAVAMGMGMEITDKIHFVTSAIIGPIFICLGLVGNILSMLVWRRWKMRSSTGTYLIGQAIADMGLLVFFMLTDSILMFRHSIASSSTFGAFYAFVGYPLFFLFLLCSIWFTVGVTVDRYIQVCWINKAKEMCSEKRAWIGLSIITILCFLFNAPHFATYEPVPDVERKSSDAGLRFTEYGSSTGNINYELWVQCMMILEPVPWAIILTLNLLIIKRVTTTNQQMDIKRGSSGKKMARKSEAQLTRLLLTVTFTFLVLTAPRCIMQCFILFKSGDHVVFSKAFAIAKLGLVINSSINFFLYCLSGKRFRKELRSVVCSLYRGDSRVSTTISMCERTSSSAISRTKSTLSEKSGYSIDLLVK